The sequence below is a genomic window from Streptosporangiales bacterium.
CGGGCGCGAGGCACCGCCCGCAGCGACGCACCACCATCCACCCACGACCAAGCTCAGCGGCATCCAGCCGGTGAGCCAGCCCACCATGCCCAAGCTCACCTCAAGCCCGGACTTGACTTCGACCTCATAGGTTGGTCAGTCGACGCAGAACTCGTTGCCGTCGGGGTCCTGCATGACGACGCAGTACTCGCCGAGCTCCTCGACCGGGTGCAGGCGGGTGGCGCCCAGGGCGACGAGGCGCTCGACCTCGGTGTCGATGAGGCGCTTGGTCTCGTCGAGGGGGACCTGCCCGCCGCGGCCGATCTTGAGGTCGAGGTGCATGCGGTTCTTCGCCGTCTTCGGCTCGGGCACGCGCTGGATGAAGATGCGTGGTCCGGTGCCGTCGGGGTCGATGCACGCGGAGGCGCGATTCCACTCCGACTGCGGGATGCCCATGCTCGTGAGCCACGACTCCCAGGAGTCGTGACCCGGCGGTGGTGGCTGGACGATGTAGCCGAGCGCCGCCGCCCAGAACTCGGCGGTGCGGCTCGGGTCGGGACTGTCGAGGGTGATCTGCACTCCGGTCGCCATGCCCACGGACACTACCCACGCCCACCGACACCGCCGGATGAGAGGCTGCCGTCATGAGGATCGGTCGCAAGCTTGCCGGGTTCCTGGTCGCCGTCGCGCTGTGGAACCTCGTCACGTACTCCGTGTTCGTCAACAACCTGATCGGGACGGACGGACGGCCGACGGGGTACTACGTCGCGCACGCCGTCCTCATCGTCGTCAACCTGGGGATCGCGGCCGTCCTCGCCGTGGTGGCCTGGCGCGCGTGGCGTGCGCTCCCGGCGGCGTCCGAGCGCAACGAAGACGCGTCAACCAGAGGTTGACGTAGCGCCGCGGACCGGCGGGCCTAGGTCCAAGGGCGTAGCCGGCGCGAGACCATGTCCGTTGGCGCCCTCACCCGCCGGCACGCAGGCTGGACGCCATGACCACCATGCTCCAGACCTCCACGGAACGGGCCGACGAGAACCGGATGCCGCCAGCCACAGCGTCCCTGCGCGTCGTCACCGTCGGCATGCTCACCCTCGTCACGCTCGTGGCGTTCGAGGCGATGGCCGTCGCGACGGCGATGCCGGCGGCTGCCAGGGCGCTTTCCGCCGTGGGCTCGTACGGGCTCGCGATCTCGGCGTTCCTCGCGATGAGCCTCTTCGGCACCGTCGTCAGCGGCTACTGGGGCGACCGGTCCGGGCCGCGCGCGCCGCTGCTCACCGGCCTCGCCGGGTTCACCGGGGGGCTCGTCGTGAGCGGTCTGGCGCCGAGCTTCGTGCCGTTCGTCGTCGGCCGTGCCATCGGCGGCTTCGGTGCCGGGCTGGTGGCCGTCTCGATCTACGTGCTCATCGGCAAGGCGTACCCCGCCGACCGGCGGCCGAAGATCTTCGCCTGGTTCTCCGCCGCGTGGGTGCTCCCCGCGGTGCTCGGTCCCGCCCTCGCCGGCTGGCTCACCGAGGCCGTCAGCTGGCGGGTCATCTTCCTCGGTGTGCCGCCCATCGCGATCCCCGCCGCGCTCGCCCTGCTGCCGGCGCTGAACAGCGTCTCCGGCGGTACCGGCCAGACGTGGATGTCGATGCGGCCGTGGCGGCGCATCGGCGCAGGCGCGGGCGTCGCTGTCGCGGTGACCGTCATGCTCTGGGGGGCGGAGAACCTCGGTACGCCCACCGGCATCGCCGCCACCGTTGCCGGCGGTCTCGCGCTGATCGGCACGCTGGCGATCCTGCTGCCGTCCGGCACGGTCGCGCTGCGCCGCGGGCTGCCCTCGCTCGTCGCCTCGCGGGGCATGCTGACGATGAGCTTCTTCGGCGCCGACACGTTCATCCCGCTCATGCTCGTCACGCACCGCGGGCTCTCGCCGGTGTACGCGGGTGTCGCGCTAACGAGCGGCGCGCTCGGCTGGAGCGCGGGCGCGTGGCTGCAGGCGCGGGTGCGGACGGACGCCGCGCACGCCAGGCTCCTCGGTGCCGGCGCGGGAGTCGTCGGGCTCGGGTCGGTCCTGCTGGCGGTCATCGTGCTCGGCCTGCCCACCTGGGCGGTCGCGGTCGCGTGGGTGCTGGCGGGTCTCGGCATGGGAGCCGCGATGTCGAGCGGCTCGGTGCTGCTGCTGAACCTGTCGAACCCCAGCGAGCAGGGCAAGAACTCGTCGTACCTCCAGCTCGCCGACTCGTTCGGGGGCGTGCTGGGAGTCGGACTCGCCGGCGCGATCTTCGCCGCCGCGCACGCGCAGGGTCCGGTCGGTTCCGGCGTCTACGCCGTGATCTGGCTGGCCCTCGCGGTCGCAGGCATCGGCGCGGGGCTCGCGGGTCGGCGCACCGCGCGTCGAGGCTGAAGGGGCAACCGCCTCGACGTCCGAGGGGGTCTCCCGCGGGAATGGAGCACCTGCGGGAGACCCCGCCGTCTCACACCCGCCGTCCCTAGACTGGCGGCGATGGACGACTGGACGCCCGCTCGGATCCCCGACCTCACCGGCCGCGTGGCCGTCGTGACGGGCGCCAACAGCGGCATCGGGTTCGTCACCGCGCTGGAGCTCGCCAGGCACAGTGCCCGGGTCGTCGCCGCCGGACGCAACGACGAGCGCGGACAGGCCGCCGTCGCCGAGATGCGTGCCCAGGTCCCCGGTGCCCGGGTCGACTGGGCGACGCTCGACCTCGGCGACCTCGCGTCGGTACGCGCCTTCGCCGCCGCGTTCACCGGCGACCACCGGCACCTCGACCTGCTGGTGAACAACGCGGGCATCGCGCTCGCCGGTCACGGACGTCTGGCGAACGGCTTCGAGCGGCAGTTCGGCGTCAACCACCTCGGCCACTTCGCCCTGACCGGGCTGCTCCTGCCGTCGCTGCTGACCCGTCCCGGCGCTCGCGTCGTGACGGTGTCGAGCGACGCGCACGAGCGTGCGCACCTCGACATCGACGACCTGCAGAGCGAGCGGAACTACGGCAGGGCACGGGCGTACGGGCGGTCGAAGCTCGCCAACCTGCTCTTCGCGTTCGAGCTGCATCGCCGCGCCGTCGCGACCGGTGCCGACCTGCGCAGCGTCGCCGTGCATCCCGGCGCGACCGCGACCAACATCGCGAACGGGAACTCACCGTTGCTCACGGCGGTCACCTGGGTGATGGCGCGGTTCATGCGTCCGGCGACCGCCGGTGCGGTCCCGTCGCTGTACGCCGCGGCGGCGGACGACGTGGCGGGCGGCGACTACCTCGTGCCGGGACCGAAGGACTCGACACCGGTGCAGCGCCGTGCCGCCCCGCAGGCGTACGACCAGGCCGACGCCGTGCGCCTGTGGGACGTGTCCGAGCGGCTCACCGGCGTCGCGGTCGCGATCTGACCGGTCAGCTGGCGGAGTACTTCTCCAGGAGGCGGAGCCACACCTCGCTGACGGTGGGGAAGGCCGGCACGGCATGCCAGAGGCGCTCCATCGGCACCTCGCCGACGACGGCGATCGTCGCCGCGTGCAGCATCTCCGAGACGTCGGGGCCGGCGAACGTCGCGCCGACGATGACGTGGCGCTGCTCGTCGACCACGATGCGGGCGTTGCCCTGGTAGTCGTCGGAGTGCAGGGCCGCGCCCGCGACGTCGCCGATGCGGAAGTCGATCGCACGTGCCTTGAGGCCGGCCTCCCTGGCCTGGCGTTGGCTGAGGCCCACCGCGCCGACCTCGGGGTGGGTGAACACGACCTGCGGCACGGCATTGTGGTCGGCCGTCGCGACGTACCTGGTCCACGGGATCGTGCCGACCTTGCGGCCGTCCGCGCGGGCCGCGATGGCCACGCCGCACGCGCGGGCCTGGTACTTGCCCATGTGCGTGAGGAGCGCGCGCTTGTTGACGTCGCCGACCGCGTAGAGCCAGTTACCGGTGCCGCGGACGAGGCAGGTGTCGTCGACGTCGAGCCAGGAGCCGTCTTCGAGCCCGACCGTGTCGAGCCCGATGTCGCCGGTGCGGGGCGTACGTCCGGTCGCGACGAGCAGCTCGTCGGACTCCAGGACCGAGCCGGTGTCGAGGGTGAGTCGGACGGTGCCGTCGGTGAGTCGCTTGACCTCGGTGGCGGTCGCGCCGAACCGCAGGTCGGACCCGCGCTGCCGGAACGCACCGGCGACGAGGTCACCGGCGAAGCCGTCGACGCTCGGCAGCAGCTGGTCGCCGCGCACGATCATGGTGACGTGGGAGCCCAGTGCGGTGAACGCGTCGGTCATCTCGCAGGCGACGACGCCGCCGCCGATGACCGCGAGGCGGCCGGGCACGGTCTGCGCGGTGGTCGCCTCGCGGCTCGTCCACGGCTTGGCGTCCTTCAGGCCGGGCACGTCGGGGACCGCGGCGTCGCTGCCGGTCGCGATGACGACGGCGTGGTTCGCGCGCAGGGAGATCTCGGCGCCGTCGGACGGCGTGACGACGACCGTGCGCTCACCGGTGAGGCGTGCGTGCCCGCGGACGAGGGTGATGCCGGCGCCCGTCAGCCAGTCGACCTGCCCATCGTCCTTCCAGTGCGAGGCGAACGAGTCGCGGCGGCTCAGTACCGCCGAGACGTCGAGGTCGCCCGTCACCGCCTGCCGCGAGCCGTCGACCGACTGCGCGCCGACCAAGGCGGCCTCCGGGCGCAGCAGCGCCTTGCTCGGCATGCAGGCGTAGTACGAGCATTCGCCGCCGACCAGCTCGCGCTCGACGACGACCGCCGACAGCCCGTTGTCGACGACGGTCTGCGCGATGTTCTCACCGGGCGGGCCGGCACCGATCACCACGACGTCGTAGACGCGCTCCTCCGGCTGCGCGGCCTGCCCCTGCTGTGCGTTCACGTGGTCTCCCGTCGACCCCCGTCACCTCGAAACGTTAGGGCGTTGATCATGGGATCGCCAGCCGGGGTGCGCTCAGGCGCCCGCCGCCTCGATCCGGCGGCGCGCGTCGCGGATGTGCGGGCCCTCGCGCAGCGGCCGCGGCACCGTCAACGCCGCCACGCGCAGCGCGCGCAGGGCCGCGGTGGTGGCGAGCCGTGACACCGGGGGCGCGATGCCGAACAGGTCACGTGCCCACCCCGGCAGGAGTGCGTACGCCAACGCGCCGATGCCGGCCCAGCCGGGCCGCGCGACGGTGAGCTGCAGCGCCCAGTTCATCGGCGGGAACATGATGAACCGTGCCACGTTCCTGGCCTCCGGCGTGCCGGCGAGGGACGGGCGTACCGCGGTGAAGTACGTCTCGAGCGCGGCGGTGTCGGCCGGTGCGTCCCTGGGGTCGATGCCGACCAGCCACGCGCGCCAGCGCTGCTCCCTGACGTAGGTGTCGGCCTCCGCGTGGCTCAGCCGCATGCCCGCTCTCCGGACGACCTGCAGGTAGGAGTCGATCTCGCAGCAGTGCACCCACAGCAGGAGGTCGGGATCGCCGATGCCGTAGCGCTCGCCGGTGGCGGGGTCGACCGCGGTGAGCCGGTCGTGGATGCGACGGACCCGCGCCGCCGCTCGGTGCGCCTGCTCCACGGTTCCGTACGTCGTGTTGCCCACGTAGCCGGTCGTGCGGGCCAGCCGGCTCCACGTGCCCTCGCGGTAGTCGGAGTTCTGCGTGAACCCGCGGATCACCCGCGGGTGGAGCGCCTGGAAGTACAGGGCGCGCAGGCCGGCGACCCACATGATCGGGTCGGCGTGCACCCGCCAGGTCACGCTGCCCGGCCCGGGTGGGCGTACGTCGGAGTCGGGCGGCAGGGTGAGCGTTCCGACGTCGATGGTCACCCGACCTCCTGTGCCTGCTCGAACACCTCGGCCGTACCGGCGTCACGGCCCCGCGCTTCTGCCCTGTGCCAGAAGTCGACCAGCACTTCTGCCAGCTCGGTCGGGACGTCGGCGTTGGGAGAGTGGCCGGCGTCGGCGAGCACGGCGCACGCCGCGCCGAGCCGGCTCGCCATCTCGGCCTGCAGCGCCGGCGGCCAGGTGTCGTCGTTCTCGCCGAACGCGACCAGCGTCGGGATCGGCACCCGGGCGAGCTCGTCGACCCGGTCGGGCTCGGTCAGCACCGATCTGGCCATCGCCACCAGCGCGTGCGGCGACGACACCTCGTAGCGCCGGCGGACGAACTCGAGGACCTCGGCCGGCCGCTTGGGACCCGGCCGGAACGACTCGAAGCGCTGCATCGTCGGCGCCACCACGGCGGGCCCGAAGCGCGAGACCACGTCGACGAGCAGCCGCGCGTGGCGCTGCCGGAGGCCGACGACCTTGCTAGGCCCCGAGCCGAGCAGGGTGTACGAGGCCACGCCCGCGGAGTCGATGAGCAGCGCGGCGCGCGTGACCAGACCGCCGAACGAGTGGCCGAGCAGGTGGACGGGTGCGGTGGCGCCGAGCACGTCGATCATCGCGCGAACGTCGGCGCCGAGCGCCTCGGTCGTGTACGCCTGCGGCGTCGCCGGACCCGGCGTGTCGTACTGGCCGCGCTGGTCGACGGCGAGGACTGACCGGCCGGCCCGCGCGATCGGCTCGAGCAGGGCGATGAAGTCCTCCTTGCTCCCCGAGTAGCCGGGCACGAGCAGGGCGGGGGAGACCGGGGACGATCCGTCCGGTGGATCGGCACGCAGCGCAGCGAACTCGCCACGCTTGGTGAGGATCGAGGTGCGGTGCACCCCAGCGGGCAGGTCGACGAACGGCGGTGTGCTCATCTCGGCGGCGACCGTTTCCTCGAGACGACTTCGGGAGGGCGTGCTGCTACCCCTCGACGTTACCCGAGGTGTCCTGCCCGTTGGAGCGTCGCGACGGCCGGCGGCGTCGCCGCGGTGCGTCGCCGTCGGTCGGCTGCTGCTCGCCGCCGGAGCGGTCGCCGTCACGGCCCGCGGACGCCTCGGTCGGCGCCGGCGCCGGCGCGTTCGCGTCGGTCGGCTTACCGCTGCGGGTGCGCGTCCGCTCCCGGGAGCGCCGCGGCTTGCGCTCCTCGCGGTCGACGTCGCCGTCGCGCGGACGCGGGCGTCCGCGCGCGCCGTCGCGGCGTCCTGGCCGCCCGGAGCGTCCGCTGGCGTCGCGCTCCGCGCGCCTGGCCGCCCTCGCCGCCTCGGGGCCCGGGTTGCCGGGGAACACGCTGACCGCGTCGTCGGGGATGTCGAGGTCGCTGTAGAGGTGCGGCGACGTCGAGTAGGTCTCCGGCGGCTCGCCGAGCTCGAGGCCGAGCAGCGTGTCGATCGACTTCCACCGGGGGAGGTCGGCCCAGTCGAGGAACGTGATCGCCGTGCCGGTCGCGCCGGCGCGGGCGCTGCGCCCGACCCGGTGCAGGTACGCCTTCTCGTCCTCGGGGCAGTCGTAGTTGACGATGTGCGTGACGCTGTCGACGTCGAGCCCACGGGCGGCGACGTCGGTGGCCACGAGCACCTCGATCGTGTTGGACCTGAAGTCGCGCATCGCGCGCTCGCGGTCGCCCTGTCCGAGGTCGCCGTGGACGGCGGCCGCCTTGAAACCGCGCGCCACGAGGTCGCCGCCCACCATGTCGGCGGCGACCCTGGTGCGGCAGAACACCATCGTGCGGCCGCGGTCCTTCGACTGCAGGATGCGCGCGAGCACCTCGCCCTTGTCGAGCTGGTGGGTGCGGTAGACGAGCTGGCGGATCTCCGGTACCTGGGCCTCTTCGAGGCCGGTGGCGCCCTGCTGGTGCTCGACATGCACCTGCGTGGCCTGCCGCAGGTAGCGGCGGGACAGGCCGACGACCTCGCCGGGCATCGTCGCGGAGAAGAGCAGGGTCTGCCGGCTCTCCGGGGTGAGCGAGATGATCCGCTCCACGTCGGGGAGGAACCCGAGGTCGAGCATCCGGTCGGCCTCGTCGAGGACGAGGGCGCGGACCGCGGAGAGGTCGAGGACGCGTCGGTTGGCGAGGTCGAGCAGCCGGCCGGGCGTGCCGACGACGATCTCGACGCCGGCCTTGAGCCCCTCGATCTGCGGGTCGTACGAGCGCCCGCCGTAGACCATGAGGATGCGGACCCCGCGGTCGCCGGACGCCGTCTCGAGGTCGCCCGCGACCTGCAGGGCGAGCTCGCGGGTCGGGACCACGACGAGGGCCTCGGGGAGGCCGGGGCCGGGGACGGTGATGCGCTGGAGAACGGGCACGGCGTACGCGAGCGTCTTGCCCGTGCCCGTCGGTGCCTGGGCGATGACGTCGTTGCCCGCGAGCGCGAGGGGGATCGTCATCTCCTGGACCGGGAAGGGCGCGACGATGCCGACGGCGGCAAGCGCGTCGGCCGTGTCGGCCTCGGTCCCGAGATCGCGGAAGGTCTTGATGGTTGTCACCTTTCTTCGGCGTGACATGCGTGGTCGCGGCGTCGGGGCCGGCGTGCGCTCACGTGTCGCGTGGTCTCGCGTGTCGTCGCCGCCGGTGAGTACGTGGGTGGTGACGCCCGCGGGGACCGCACTCACCGCAGAGATGCCCCACCGACCGTCACGCGCCGTACCCGAACGATCCGCCGGTCGCGCGAAACCGCATGCAGTCTAGTCGCCTCCCCGCGTCGACCGCGATCGGGCACGCTCGCGGAGGCAGACTGTGCTGCTGGTACCCCACCCCGACTCGACAGTAGCGGGTCCCCGGCAGGCCGTGGGAGTCGCGGCTGGCCGGCTTCTGTCGAGTCGATTGGTAACGTTCGCGGATGGAGATAACGCCCTCGGGCGACGACCGGGTCGCGGTCGCCGTCGCCGACCTCCTCGGCGTGCTCGCGTACGCCGAGCTCGTGGCGTTCGAACGGCTCGCCTCCTACT
It includes:
- a CDS encoding alpha/beta fold hydrolase is translated as MSTPPFVDLPAGVHRTSILTKRGEFAALRADPPDGSSPVSPALLVPGYSGSKEDFIALLEPIARAGRSVLAVDQRGQYDTPGPATPQAYTTEALGADVRAMIDVLGATAPVHLLGHSFGGLVTRAALLIDSAGVASYTLLGSGPSKVVGLRQRHARLLVDVVSRFGPAVVAPTMQRFESFRPGPKRPAEVLEFVRRRYEVSSPHALVAMARSVLTEPDRVDELARVPIPTLVAFGENDDTWPPALQAEMASRLGAACAVLADAGHSPNADVPTELAEVLVDFWHRAEARGRDAGTAEVFEQAQEVG
- a CDS encoding DUF2236 domain-containing protein, giving the protein MWVAGLRALYFQALHPRVIRGFTQNSDYREGTWSRLARTTGYVGNTTYGTVEQAHRAAARVRRIHDRLTAVDPATGERYGIGDPDLLLWVHCCEIDSYLQVVRRAGMRLSHAEADTYVREQRWRAWLVGIDPRDAPADTAALETYFTAVRPSLAGTPEARNVARFIMFPPMNWALQLTVARPGWAGIGALAYALLPGWARDLFGIAPPVSRLATTAALRALRVAALTVPRPLREGPHIRDARRRIEAAGA
- a CDS encoding DEAD/DEAH box helicase is translated as MSRRRKVTTIKTFRDLGTEADTADALAAVGIVAPFPVQEMTIPLALAGNDVIAQAPTGTGKTLAYAVPVLQRITVPGPGLPEALVVVPTRELALQVAGDLETASGDRGVRILMVYGGRSYDPQIEGLKAGVEIVVGTPGRLLDLANRRVLDLSAVRALVLDEADRMLDLGFLPDVERIISLTPESRQTLLFSATMPGEVVGLSRRYLRQATQVHVEHQQGATGLEEAQVPEIRQLVYRTHQLDKGEVLARILQSKDRGRTMVFCRTRVAADMVGGDLVARGFKAAAVHGDLGQGDRERAMRDFRSNTIEVLVATDVAARGLDVDSVTHIVNYDCPEDEKAYLHRVGRSARAGATGTAITFLDWADLPRWKSIDTLLGLELGEPPETYSTSPHLYSDLDIPDDAVSVFPGNPGPEAARAARRAERDASGRSGRPGRRDGARGRPRPRDGDVDREERKPRRSRERTRTRSGKPTDANAPAPAPTEASAGRDGDRSGGEQQPTDGDAPRRRRRPSRRSNGQDTSGNVEG
- a CDS encoding MFS transporter gives rise to the protein MTTMLQTSTERADENRMPPATASLRVVTVGMLTLVTLVAFEAMAVATAMPAAARALSAVGSYGLAISAFLAMSLFGTVVSGYWGDRSGPRAPLLTGLAGFTGGLVVSGLAPSFVPFVVGRAIGGFGAGLVAVSIYVLIGKAYPADRRPKIFAWFSAAWVLPAVLGPALAGWLTEAVSWRVIFLGVPPIAIPAALALLPALNSVSGGTGQTWMSMRPWRRIGAGAGVAVAVTVMLWGAENLGTPTGIAATVAGGLALIGTLAILLPSGTVALRRGLPSLVASRGMLTMSFFGADTFIPLMLVTHRGLSPVYAGVALTSGALGWSAGAWLQARVRTDAAHARLLGAGAGVVGLGSVLLAVIVLGLPTWAVAVAWVLAGLGMGAAMSSGSVLLLNLSNPSEQGKNSSYLQLADSFGGVLGVGLAGAIFAAAHAQGPVGSGVYAVIWLALAVAGIGAGLAGRRTARRG
- a CDS encoding SDR family NAD(P)-dependent oxidoreductase, which produces MDDWTPARIPDLTGRVAVVTGANSGIGFVTALELARHSARVVAAGRNDERGQAAVAEMRAQVPGARVDWATLDLGDLASVRAFAAAFTGDHRHLDLLVNNAGIALAGHGRLANGFERQFGVNHLGHFALTGLLLPSLLTRPGARVVTVSSDAHERAHLDIDDLQSERNYGRARAYGRSKLANLLFAFELHRRAVATGADLRSVAVHPGATATNIANGNSPLLTAVTWVMARFMRPATAGAVPSLYAAAADDVAGGDYLVPGPKDSTPVQRRAAPQAYDQADAVRLWDVSERLTGVAVAI
- a CDS encoding VOC family protein, with protein sequence MATGVQITLDSPDPSRTAEFWAAALGYIVQPPPPGHDSWESWLTSMGIPQSEWNRASACIDPDGTGPRIFIQRVPEPKTAKNRMHLDLKIGRGGQVPLDETKRLIDTEVERLVALGATRLHPVEELGEYCVVMQDPDGNEFCVD
- a CDS encoding pyridine nucleotide-disulfide oxidoreductase, giving the protein MNAQQGQAAQPEERVYDVVVIGAGPPGENIAQTVVDNGLSAVVVERELVGGECSYYACMPSKALLRPEAALVGAQSVDGSRQAVTGDLDVSAVLSRRDSFASHWKDDGQVDWLTGAGITLVRGHARLTGERTVVVTPSDGAEISLRANHAVVIATGSDAAVPDVPGLKDAKPWTSREATTAQTVPGRLAVIGGGVVACEMTDAFTALGSHVTMIVRGDQLLPSVDGFAGDLVAGAFRQRGSDLRFGATATEVKRLTDGTVRLTLDTGSVLESDELLVATGRTPRTGDIGLDTVGLEDGSWLDVDDTCLVRGTGNWLYAVGDVNKRALLTHMGKYQARACGVAIAARADGRKVGTIPWTRYVATADHNAVPQVVFTHPEVGAVGLSQRQAREAGLKARAIDFRIGDVAGAALHSDDYQGNARIVVDEQRHVIVGATFAGPDVSEMLHAATIAVVGEVPMERLWHAVPAFPTVSEVWLRLLEKYSAS